In Parasteatoda tepidariorum isolate YZ-2023 chromosome 8, CAS_Ptep_4.0, whole genome shotgun sequence, the DNA window taCGAGTCGGTATGAATGTCTattgagctgggttcggtgagattgtTGCCTTCTCAtttgcaactctgctgcattttgctagATGTtatcaatttcagacttcattttacaccctctgatatcgaaacTAAAATTCtctcgatcattttataatggctaatataaacaagaaaagatttctttgtcagaaactagttattttatcatgatcatatagtctttgaaaattattttgcattttgttaatgtatgtagtgcttaaaaatatttttgagtgcttaaaaagtacttaaaaggtgcttattttttattgaaatatttgactatgcaccctgttctaagaaataatttattttgcaaaaaattaactgtTCTTATAAATGGAAttgtgatataaaaattaagcattgttaaatatgtataaaaaatgtagTCATTATTGAAACAGATTTTGTTTTGTCTCCTCTCTTTCcattaagtatattaaatttttttttatctttcaggTATATGTGGCCTTAGACCAACCCTTGGCAGCACTTGATATGTACAAGCAAGGTTTAGAAAAATTTCCAGAAGAAACCTATCTTATGGTACATACAGCTAGAATTTATGAGGTAATGTAATgcataagaaaaaatagatattaagtagttttttttatttacaaggcGTTTTAATGTCAGCAAATGTTTCTTTAGGGATTGAATGACTTAGATCTTGCTGTAAAGTACTACAGAGATGTTTTGAGTTATGAAGCCATTGATGTAGAAGCCATTGCATGCATTGCTGCTCATCATTTCTACAATGATCAGCCTGAAGTTGCTCTGAGATATTATAGGTTGATttgcaaagatattttttttaaatacttgtttaCTAACTTAACTttgataaattagaatttttgtcaGATGGGCTATTGTAGTTTTCTCCAAAATGGCCTGATCTGTTGAGCTATTACACTTAAGGCCTCTATTGGTGATATTTTCGGCTGTTATGGCAATTGAAAGATGATAAAAactttggataatttttttttaaagttcttggTCTTTCTGCCCCAGGGTTAAGGCTAGAcatcattttatcaaaaaattcaactgatggataaaaatattaacttatagataaaattttatattcagtaGACAAGAGAAAActtcaaattgtttttctgcAGTTGCTGGTCTTTCTACATCAGAAGTTCAAGTGGGGCATCATTTTGTCCctacaaaaactttattaagtCATATCGTAGTGATAATGGATAAAAATGTTGACAtatggataaaatttttattaacagtaaacaatagaataaagttaaaacttcagataagtattttttagaaagttattgATCATTCTGCCACAGAAGTTCTGACTGGTAATCATTTGCCACAATAAAAGTTTATACAGTTcgattgtttattaaaatattgaccaatagataaaaatttcgACTAATAGATAAGATTTTAAATCCAGTagacaaaaatatcttttcgttTTTAATCTTTCCAGGATTTTTTCTGTGTATTAAGAATTAATGATCTCATTTTctgtgtttaatattttataccaaattaaaatgtttccacATTAGTCCATTTCAACCAAGAGGGTCAGAGATGTTAAAGCTctacaattttcaaaactatggcATGAATTTGGCAATGTGGTCAACATTAGGCATTGACTGTATTTACTTCCCAGTGTCTTGGTACCTGTCAATCTGAAGCTGGTTGGGTTTCAAGCTTCCACCGGGGATCGAGCCATAATCCTTCAATCTTAACCACTACTATagtggtttatttttattccatctgAAACTAAATTAGTTATCTgaacatcattaaaaatttagaaaagtaatgCATCCAACTCAAGATTCTGCTGAAATTTGCTGaggctaatttaaaaaaaatgttcatttttcttcttgtgttccaaattacaaattaaagaatactaatatatttaaagaggtaataaaaattgactaaaatagctgaaaagaaattattgtattaattatttaatgttctcTTTCAGGAGATTATTACAAATGGGAGTGTGTAATAGTGAATTATATAACAATTTAGCTTTGTGTTGTTTTTACTCACAACAGCATGATATGGCTGTTATGTGCTTTGAAAGAGCTCTTTCACTTGCTACTGATGAAACTTTACCAGATGTTTGGTATAATATCGGTCATTTAGCATTGGTGAGtgtagattattttttctgtttgttaaATCCACCTGCTTTTACtgtgtacaaaaaattattttaagaattttgtaaaaaaaatattttttcagaaataaagttgaaaaaaaattataattttaaaatatgaaaatattttttgaacatattttatttaagaataaattacttaaaagaaataacattttgtattttttaaaataataaagagttatgtttaaattttttttttgcgttgcattagtaaaatgtaatttcatgGTTGACATATTTATTCTTGAcatatgttttattgtttatttttattttcacagttaaaatgcttgataaaatactatgttttaagattatatttttaaaaaactgcttagattttattaattatttgaaaccaatttattgctttgtcttgtgtttttcagaaaactcaaaaatggttttattactCTAAGCTAATTTAGAAGTAATTAATGAGCATCACTTgcattgtattaattttataaaacctaaaaaattctatgaattgAAGTTTGGTTGTATGCCAAtttgctttctttctttttaagtcTGATGTCTTTAATGTTCAACGTAAGCATGCCCAGAAATCATAAATTTGTGCATACTTTATGAAATaggtggaaaaaatttattatatttaatggtttatttattttttttaaaagaaatttaatttaaagttaagcaTTAAGTGGcgaataattattcattaaataaatcttctgctctttattaaaaaaatgaattcattctaaatatatatttaactaagtTCATATTTGTGTTGCCCATAATTATAAACTGTTACGTCAAATGGTTTGAATTATATATCTATTATTTTCTactatttaaaactgaaatactCAATTTCTCATAGCATGCTatgtttttgaattgaaaaagaaagaagaaaagaaatctcGATTAGTTTACACCTAACAATGGTTTCTTCAAGAACAAATAACGGATTAAATTCATATCTTTTTCTCAAACAAAATGTATTGATGTATGTTTGTTATACTTGCTATAAAGTAAACTGCTAtgattaaatctaaaattaaaacatatgtagttttattttaaaaatacatttgtatgTCAGATGCTTAgatcttatttataattttcattatttatcatttttttttaaaaaaaattacttgagcTAGACTATTTATGATAATAATGGAGTCGGGAATACCTAAAGTTGtcagagacaaaaaaaaattttctaacctAAAATTATCCTGCAAAAATAGAGAgtgagagaaagaaaaaaaactgtgacTATTACGATTTTTACTCGAAACCCAGGAAAATCCTGCAACAAACCTGGCTAATAACCAAGCTTAAAATTCTCTTATACCCAAGTAGCCAAAGAGGCTCAAAGTAATAACCTAgtacatattaataataatagtaaatgatatttttttcatccattttactgtaattttcagtaaaaaatctTCTGCAACATGGTtaaattttcttagattttattaaaattgtaatataaatttgttcaaaatattctttctttattgatttgttgtttaatttttttcttcttaaatctaACCacatttgcaatttaatattactgtttatttaactatttttaaatttaatttaaataatttggcttTCTATATAATTAACTTTGGTTCTTAATTACATGTGagatataatattatatgatgGCTTTATGACTAATGGGacttttaataaactatattatatttGGAGCTTTACAATTTTCTGTATATCATTACATTTCTTGGTCtagagaaattatattttttaatatattcttttttgatagaaaatatttgacatattttctatcaaaaagtaagtttcatggcttataaacttaaaaatagatatttttctaatgaCATATGGCTctgtatagtaaaaaatgtgATCTGTATAACAGAAATTTACGtctaatttttcttgaaaatttggaaaaatcagttaattttgtttctgaaattaagTGTAAATCCTCTTATTTGTAATTCTCCTacataaaatagattttgaaacattcttctatcgaaattttataattacaatttgtttataataatttctttttgtaataatgtctcgtttaaataaatttatttcttcatttctttaaagaatagATTTgtcaagatataaaaaaaaatcttattcaacTTTCAGGGAATTGGTGACAAAAGTCTTGCAACTCAGTGCCTTAGACTCGCATTAGTTGCAAACAATGATCATGCTGAATCTTATAACAACCTTGGTGTTATTGAAGGGACCAAAGGAAACTTAGACCAGGtttgttagtttttataaatgctactcTTTCACAAAATGATGGCAGTCCTGAAATGTTACTATTATGtaaaagcatttcttttgaAGTGTTTCtcagaatatggtaaacattgcaaagtttattttcaaaatgaagaaataagcgtgaaataaactaattttcaggataatatgaaatatttgtaacaattccatatttattatgaaaaaaatgcatgaggcatttttaactttaaaaaattgcaattgtgTGGTAACTCGCTAACAGTGTTTTAATCGCCATTTCTTATATTTAGTTGACTTGTGACCAGTGGTAGCCATTGATTTTGTTCTGTTCTATTATAGTTGATAAGTTACTgttgcttttcatttttcataaatgtttctttttaccatctgtttttgattttaaatgattatctctcttgtattgaaattttgtttctgtttaattagtaaatgttttgtttaagtgCAATGTTATAtctcattaaatcaaaatttcgaaCAAAAGCTTTTCTTATTggtcaaaacaattttgaaactaatgtaAAACTGAActtaaattctaagaaatttttgattatatatttttcatagattaataattttgcaaatttcttttaaatctttcttaatCAAATTGACAGGCATAAATTTTGTATGTATCGtgcttttactataaaaattaatcaaaaccaACTTGAAATccttaaattgatgaaaaatggGTCAGGTTCTTGCAATTTGGATTTTTCATTGTGGAGTTTTAGAGGGTCATTCATGAAGTgatttttgtttagttattagataaattaaaatttttaattatatactgAATTAACCCCAGTTTACAATTTAGAAGTTTACCCAGTTTACAATTAGGAccttgtagtgtatctaccactacaaaaatactatcccaatttactagtatataagaaatgttaactcgattctatgtcggggtaccttttcaaaGATGACGGTTAGCATTGCCGATATCTACTACCTCCATATTGGTGACCCGGAcatgatgtgaacacgcctaccttggtagtaacgcccacttcgatggatggtccacattgaacagttgatttgctacttgtgactgcaacattatctacctcctcgcactgttgctactcaaTCTCACACGCACATAACGCACAACGTATATGCACGACTGCTAAAGACAACACAGGAGCGAACACgatcgtgaacttaatacagctctcaccattaaaaaagtacggtgatcttaatacagctctcccggcttctcgcaagacagcaatgaatcaactagtagtatctgttcatcgaattctatcacaaatataattctggtgagggagtactgtagtgtatctaccactacaaaaatacaatcccaatttactagtatatgagacatgttaactcgattctatgtcggggtaccttttcatagatgaaggttaacATTGTCAATATCTACTACCTCCACAGACCTTTTTTCTTTAGCTGTTTACAagatagaaatattaataatttcagtaGCTCTGAAAGTGAttccattaaataattaatgatcaTGATGCTATACCTACACTTAAACTttcacagtttaaaaattctaattttggtTTGATATGTCTCttgcatttttgtttgtttactacCACTGCATGCATAGCAACGTAAAACAAATTCATTGTAATATAGGTTAGCTGGTATGctgtatgttaaattttttctctcttaaagGCCAAGGCATTTTTTGTAGCTGCAGCAAATCTTGGTCAACATTTATTTGAGCCCCATTTTAACCAAGCTCTTCTTTCTGAAAAGgtatgtagaaatatttttttttcttttattgagtaCTCTAAATGTCTACTATGAATTGACTGCTATGGTATGGTTTCAATGAaatgttatgtaattttttaaaatgtttgttactgaaaattagaaacaaatcaGACCCAAATTTTTACTGTCAAAGTGAGAATGCATTAATGCATGGATGTGTGTATCTGAATCCTGTTAAATCCTaaacactaaataatttaactttattacttCCTGAACAttacatgtaaaaatatttataaagcaaaatactAGTTGCTCAATAATACAATTGGAGATCCGATTTGACTAAAGATAAACATGATTTAACTGTGTTCAACATAATCCCTTCAGGAACTGCTgaaatgtataatttgaaacttttggCAGTGTGTGATGTAACTTCATTAAACACAAATTTGTATTGTGATATGGTATTGAAAAGGCTGTCGTAAATGTTGAAAGATTCTGGCAGATAATatgttatcaaaaatttaactagaTGATTTAGACTTAATGatataattctttgaaattattttttgaaaaaattacaactaattGTGCCATAACAAGATTGGAAAACTGCATAGTTTTGAGTCTtgatttttatggtaaaatgacaTGGACgttacacaaataaaattttgaacaatccgaattcagctttaaaaaccagcagtatatttataaattagtgtCAGTTATCCTTTGTATTATGCATGGAAATGTATCCTACCCTGATTTGTCTGCTTTTTCAACATTTGTCTCCTTGGATACTGTggtttctttttacttattttgtctgcagttgtgttttttcttgtttcattgcataatttttactttcaaaaatatttttcacttcacttttttcttcttcgtgtgattatttatttctaataacttctatattaattttcaaattgtgaaAGAGTTAGAAAAAACTACCAAGTTCTGTAGTTGTTAACCAAAGATTTTCCCTGaacatttaaagtggtagcaaaatttatgcaagttctatttggtttaaaaagattttgaatgcCACCTAGACTTCATAAGTGAATTGAGATGCTTTTAAAAGCTGGTAAAGttgtaaaaacatttgattatttaatttttatttgactatcacttaaaatattgtgGAAAGCTGGAACttctatgaattaaatttatttactaggCAAGACTGTACATGATTTCTTAAACTATGTTTTTAGAACAGGgcaatgaaaaaggaaaaaatatgaatttttctttattataaatttttttttatctccttaATTTCCATATGaaattgaattctaaaaatgtcCCATTATCCATAGATTTTtgaagattaattaatttatcaacaatattcttaattaatctataatatttttaattaatatataattttatttaattaatatttcaatttcaacttACTGTTTTGTCCTTAGTTATGTTTTTCTGTCttgcagaaaaacaaaataataataaattaaactcattTGATTCTGCCAATTTTCGttgattattgaaattatacattattattgaattattgaaattatattgaattatacattatttcatTAGAGAGTTgacttatttcattaaagagttatgtataatattatttcaggTAGGAGATCTGCAAAATGCGCATTTTATGGTTCAAAAATCGTTGGAAGCGTATCCAGAACACACAGATTCTAATGACTTGTTCAAGCGAATAAAGAGTTTATTTACAACCCTATAATGTGATTCAGAGCCATCCAATATAAACAACCGTCCaaagaaaattgtatttgtagaaaatatttatttaaatttgattttgtgtaaatagtaaaataaatcttattctGTTAATCgtcattcttaaatatattctgAATTATTCTGTTATGATgtgtatataataaaacaatcagATCAAATTTGATCAAATTATCAAAGCACACAacgcattataaaatttactgtttattttttggtataatgacaatgcttttaaaaatttcattcatcaaTGCTGGTTTCAGATGTTTAGAAGATCCTTCTTTGGCGTAAATTATGTTTCCCAAGATGAAAACAGTGTTTGGtgcattctattttattttaaaacaattgattaaacaattgacccaattttgggtttatggctactaatgttcaacgctgtagccttgtagttttgatcccaatccagaagataagggaactccttgggagaaatttgccttcatagAGGGCATTTTTAAGGGAACTAacttgcatttgcgttacatggagaggaaaaccacaaagactctcatggttagcctaacgacaaggggattctaacccatgattcatctaccactgaggatattttacgtcagcacagtggtgGTTGCGTCCCGGTGAGGAATTCAAACCAAACAGCCATTGCCGGCTTTcaaacccggtttacctcattgggagggGAGCGCTCTATGCTCTGAGCCACCACAACCCAGAGGAGCACAGAAAACTGAAATCACTCATGTctccattaaaaaagttttatttgatgaaataatgtattgctcgttgaacagccgacccaatttaagatttacggctactaattttcaactcccTAGCCTTGTAAtgttgaacccaatccagaagacaagggaactcctgtattaagaattgggagaaatttgctttgtggaggactttttgatggaactaactggcatttgcattacatggagaggaaaacccgGAAAACTTTCATTGGTTAGCCTGACCGCAAGGGGACTTAAACTCAcaatccatctaccactgaggatatttaatgCTAGCACTGTGAAAGGTGTGAGCtgggtgaagaaaaaaaacatattaatgtaACTCATTTTCTACAGTCACATCAAAGGTAGTCAATTTTTGATGTGACTTTGTTTTTCTCAGccaatataattttcttttgctaacttgttttgtttttcaccttcattatttttctcattgtcaatttttttttcttcaaaattatttagtttttctcatTTATGTCCGTTGAGTTGTGAAAATGGGCACCTCTTGTTTTTGAGATCTTCAATTTGTGTTAACTTTCCTCATCTTAACCAGTTTTCATAATTAACTGCAAGGGGTGCATACAAATGCCAGTCATTTGATCACTTAGCCACATTCTTTGCTTCACCTcaatactttaatgctgtagaAGTGAAAGAGTTTATTGCAATGCATTTGTTAATGTGCCTAAAATTCATAAGTTTTCAAAGTCACTGGGAGTGTGAACAAAAGTGTCTTTCAGACCAATTTTGAATATGCATTTCAGCAATCCTGTCTAGTTAAATGACGAAGTAATGCCACTGCTACATTTTCTTCTCAGGCACTACAGCTGGTTAACGATCAAGGTGGTCTCAGTCAGTTTACGAAATCTAGATTTAGTCTTTGCTATGTTTCTCCATAACATCCATCCACTGCTACCGGACTAAGAAAATCTGGAACAGCAAACTTTGAACTTAAGAGACTCTCCCAGTCTTCATTTAAAAGGTCGAAGGTGAACTTTCTCTTGAATTCTAATTCAATTAGGAGTTTTTCAGTGTTGAAAGATCTTGgattgtaattttttgcaaaatagcGGTTCCTTTCTTGGTCAAGAAACCAGCTtaatattagggggaccggaaagtaatgtcgttccGGCGTATttaatattcgttagtcttgaaaaccaattcattttttttccgattCACTTTCGATctggcattgaaaggttgttgctaacgtgggtgaatacatttttgattaaaaataaaatcttgaaaacaaatatcaaatgcaccaaAATGACATTACTTTCGGGTccccttaatatttattaaaaacctagTATGGGAAAAATAACATGACATAAAAATGACGAAGAAAAAAGACCGATTCATAAGTTGACCACTTCTAATCTTTTGCAATGCATTGCTTTAGTAGTGAACTTACACAGGtttcactgtaaaaagtttttacccGATCAGAatggaataaagaaaaaagcaggtttagaattttaacagattttttagcaaaatcatGAGAATGAAATTCTTTAGTCAGCTTttctaagggaaaaaaatcagttcttaacacttttttttaaataaaatacttggcgtttgtgtaatttatgtttaagcaattttttcatcttcattaaaataattgattttcgtcaattcaaattaaaataaaagtaatttttcaaaaaaaaaatataagaaacagATAAATGTTCAGCATTAAATTACCATATCGAAAAAAATCGTTAAGAGTTTAAGAAATTATCAATTGGTGTTATTCCTAATCTAATaaactgaagtttttatttcttaacttttttattgacataTTGATTTGGCTTTGGAATAATATTCTATCATTAAAAGtttgttaagaaaagaaagtggtaaaaaagaagggagaaagaaaatgaaaattaagaatgGAAAATCCAACATGAGCTCTTACTAGACATTGCACCATGTGATTcatcattacaattttaaagttgtatttaCACCAAGCAGTATTTTTCCccttcaaaagaagaaaaaataagtttagaaaGTTTTTGTTGGGATAAATTATGACTGATTTAGtgataaattatgattattagatttttggtaattaatttgttttcagaaaaaaataaaataatttctttattagtaGGTAGTGATtacgaataaatttattaatttgtattatatatttttattcagtaaacattaaaattctactactgaaaacatttattatccTCTTTAAcacatacataaatataataatattaacaaaatacaaaaagtgtAGGAATCATTGAGATcattattttctacaaaaatggattcaattttagagcaaaaaaaaactttagcaaATACTAAGAACCataaaaaatgaagagtttgacaagcttgaaAGATTTGCCCCAGGCCCtgaatacaaatattaattttgagataCCATTTCTATCATTTCGGTTCTTAGTTATGATACAAGACAACTTTTAATCGTAGATGTAAGTAGGCTaccaaaatattgatttcttttttcttagtgACCCTGACCATAAAATAAATGGTTACCATGGGCAACTTAGAGTATAACAAACTTGCAGTAGAAAAGGATTGcacatgttttattaaattaagtgtacttctaaaaaatttataagaagttcttcattttatgtcaaaaatacTCCCTTTCAATAAAGCAGTTCtatgaaatttctttcttcttttcgaAATAGTTGGTacattccatttaatttttcattttgtccaaaaaaactgaagtcaaaaattttacaaagttttcTCTGGAGAATTAAACCTGGGGACAGATGATATCATTAAATTGGTTATTGTGAGATCTCAGCGTTCTAACgactaaataatttgataaaactacctaaaatgcataagaaaaatttataattgttcttccaatttaattcaatagtttaaaaaatatataaaggtcAGAACATTAAAATTCCAGAAtgcaaaaagctttaaatattttgtctttttatttattcatttaaaaaaacgtgtAACGGAAAACGGAAAGCATTGACAGTTCGACagtcaacgaaaaaaaaaaatactcaagtttgtttacattaaacaaagtattaaaattattttaccaccagaaaaatttgaaaacttgctatgagttaaatttataaaaacttataatgtaAAGCTCTCACATGTAACGTGTTGTTTTCTTTGTTAcattatatataaagaaatcaatgcttacaaaattgaatttcttttttattatttacttcgtAACTATTTTACACgtgtttagtaaatatatacatttcgttatattttgtcttttaaatattatagaattttttttatttttcttataaaattaagagaataattGAGTAATTGTTAATCGAAGACGAGGGGGAAGAACAGTTCGtgtccaatttaaaaaaaaaatgatggttGGATCGCCATTTGTtgcattttcagaattattaaatttagtctGTTGATTAACGTGGAAAATAGGTTTTCCTCCAGAGTTATTACTCAGTGAAGATAGGCCGTGCTGGGGAAAAAACGGTTCCTGTCTAGCGTGTAGACTAAAGAAGAACAATATAAGAATATAGTGAAGAAAACGGAGGGAATGCTACTGAGAAAGTATTGATTGGGAAGGAATATTGAGGAAAAAACGGTTCTTGttcaactcaatttttttttcaacatcaaaatttttaaattttgtaatgaaatttttagggGATACAAATAAATGCTTGTGGCATTcgtgtatgtttttatttttacgatttcAATCGAATGTTTTCTCCTGTAAATGCTGGAACCTTGAAAGtcgtttttctcaaaattagcTTTCATGAACATAAATGGTTTCTCCCCCCTCCTTTGATCTTCAATTGAATTAAAGCTAAATTCACATCACCTTTTCTTGTGACCCTCCCCCAGATAAGGTTGTTAACGTCAACCTTTACTTTAAAAGGCAAAAAGGTTTGATCATTGTCAACCACTTACGCTAGAAAAATGTGCTACGTACATCAGAGATTCTTTTGTCACAAAACGACAACGACGTGCTGTACTACATGTCggtaggaaagaaaaaatatttagagttcCACATTTTTCTGGAGCGAACTCCCCCTTCTCATATTCGGCCATTTATTATAACTCTTTAACTTCCGGatcaaaggggaaaaaaatctttttcgcaagaaattaaaaagaatttctaatgattatttattatttttgctactTAATAATGATAGAAAAGTGAATCGTAAGGTACATACGAATTCTTATGCTatctttctgaaagaaaataattttaaattacaaaatccaaaatttgaacgaaatcggttcATATAATAGCGATATCTTTGATAAATATAGGCTTCCAATTAATAGCTaccaataataattcaaaaagtcgtatttttataTCCTTGAGTGAAATTTTTACGTCTCATTTATCCTATTCTCTGAAGAAATGTCTCATTGTTTGAGCAGTAATAACAATG includes these proteins:
- the LOC107443597 gene encoding tetratricopeptide repeat protein 8; this translates as MDLLFQAISYYRRHHFEKCADTCTQILDEKPYDEAAWTLKMKALSQQVYVDDLETDEEGIADIIMDENSIAQMARPGTSLKNPNTSKGTSQAYRPVTQSGRPLSGVIRPGTQSGRPGTMEQAIRTRTAYTSRPITSSSGRFVRLGTASMLSQPDGPFINFARLNIAKYASQPQVAKYLFEYAYYHDNDIRQALDIAAQATQACKFEDWWWKFQLGKCYYRFGMFRDAEKQFKSAIKQQDMIDSFLWLGKVYVALDQPLAALDMYKQGLEKFPEETYLMVHTARIYEGLNDLDLAVKYYRDVLSYEAIDVEAIACIAAHHFYNDQPEVALRYYRRLLQMGVCNSELYNNLALCCFYSQQHDMAVMCFERALSLATDETLPDVWYNIGHLALGIGDKSLATQCLRLALVANNDHAESYNNLGVIEGTKGNLDQAKAFFVAAANLGQHLFEPHFNQALLSEKVGDLQNAHFMVQKSLEAYPEHTDSNDLFKRIKSLFTTL